DNA from Paratractidigestivibacter faecalis:
TCAGCTTTGACCAGGCACTTTGCAAGTGGACGCTGCTTGCCGAGCCACCGTTTGTGGAGCGCGGCGTCAGGGACGGGACCATCCCCAGGCAGGAGGTGGAGGCATGGAGGTCTTCGCTCTGATGGCCGCGGCGGCTTCTGCCGGAATCGCTGCGGCGCTAGCCCTGGGGGAGGCTCCGCGCCTGGGCGGCGCCATCGTCCTGGCCGGCAGGGCGCTGCCGCCCAGGGGGTTGGCGGCACTTGTCCGCCTGGGGCCAACCCCGGTCGTCCAGGCAGCGTCGCTCCTGCCTGGGTGGGGTTGGGCGGCGAGAAGGGTCAGGGCCTTCGCTGCCCGCGCCGGGGTCACGCTCGGCGAGGACCAGGCTCAGGCGCTCCTGCTGCTGGCCGTGGCTGCCTGCGGGATGTTCTCGGCGCTACTGTTTTGGTCGATCGTCGCAGGTGTTGCGGCAATGCTGGGCGTGGCGTTGGCGCTTGGGGCATGGGGGGCGCGCGCGAGGTCGGTTCGGTCGAGGGAGCTTGCGCAGGAGATGCCCGCCGTCTTCAGGACGCTTTCGGTTGCCATGGGCTCGGGCCAGACGCTTGCGCAGGCGGTCGAGTACGTGGGGACCCACGAGCGAGGCCCGGCCGCGGAGCCGTTCGGAAGGCTCTCGCTGAGGCTCAGGTGCGGCCTGGGGACCGAGGAGGCCCTGGGGCTTTTGGCGGCCGAGCTCGAGGCCCCTGGCGTCGAGCTGCTCGCGACCGCCCTGGTCGTCTCGCACAGGACGGGTAGCCCGCTCAGGGAGCTGCTCACGAGGTCGGCCCGCCTGGTTGAGAGGCAGGGGGAGTTCCAGAGGCTGCTTGCGGTGAAGACCGCCCAGGTGAGGCTGTCTGTGCGCATCGTCTGTGCCCTTCCGCTCGCCCTCGTCCTTCTCCTTGCGCTCATATCGCCTGACTTTCAGAGGGGGCTTCTGACGCCCGCCGGGTTGGCAAGCGTCCTCATT
Protein-coding regions in this window:
- a CDS encoding type II secretion system F family protein, translated to MEVFALMAAAASAGIAAALALGEAPRLGGAIVLAGRALPPRGLAALVRLGPTPVVQAASLLPGWGWAARRVRAFAARAGVTLGEDQAQALLLLAVAACGMFSALLFWSIVAGVAAMLGVALALGAWGARARSVRSRELAQEMPAVFRTLSVAMGSGQTLAQAVEYVGTHERGPAAEPFGRLSLRLRCGLGTEEALGLLAAELEAPGVELLATALVVSHRTGSPLRELLTRSARLVERQGEFQRLLAVKTAQVRLSVRIVCALPLALVLLLALISPDFQRGLLTPAGLASVLIALAMDAAALLIIRKLMRGVV